From a region of the Eublepharis macularius isolate TG4126 chromosome 7, MPM_Emac_v1.0, whole genome shotgun sequence genome:
- the OTULIN gene encoding ubiquitin thioesterase otulin isoform X2, protein MHFDGGDARVPHTSLPFAHQATVLPSPTECILIWEASISCNSCHSPKGGESEEDMYRDAEEIEREKELLVCGTGTSVFPENKLSVAPEVDIMDYCQKEWRGNTSSAKRMRKGYEAVSQKFISIRRVRGDNYCAVRATLFQALSQTLQTPDWLQREDILLLPEKLMAKYVWITEWQKPTGKAENWTDEIKECLLLLKQKWESISAAKILTEKQAACDELFRGEEDEYSLYEAVKFLMLNTAIKLYEDNEKGLEVPEFSWLLFARDTSSNPFQLMKNHLNQLGHTGGLEQVEMFLLAFALQHSIHVYRLYKYGTDEFITLYPNHPREGWPVVTLITEDDRHYNIPVRMCEETSF, encoded by the exons ATGCATTTTGATGGTGGTGATGCGCGTGTCCCTCACACCTCCTTGCCGTTTGCTCACCAGGCTACG GTTTTGCCATCACCAACAGAATGCATTCTAATCTGGGAGGCATCAATCTCTTGTAATAGCTGTCATAGCCCCaaggggggggaaag TGAGGAGGACATGTACCGGGATGCAGaagaaatagagagagagaaagagttgcTTGTGTGTGGGACAGGCACCTCAG TTTTTCCAGAAAATAAACTAAGTGTTGCACCAGAAGTAGATATCATGGATTATTGCCAGAAGGAATGGAGAGGAAACACTTCAAGTGCCAAGCGTATGAGAAAG ggCTATGAAGCAGTTTCACAGAAATTCATTTCCATAAGGAGAGTCCGAGGGGACAATTACTGCGCAGTCAGGGCGACACTGTTTCAGGCACTCAGCCAAACCCTGCAGACTCCTGACTGGCTCCAGAGAGAGGATATACTGTTG CTACCAGAGAAGTTAATGGCCAAGTACGTCTGGATCACGGAGTGGCAAAAACCAACTGGAAAAGCAGAAAACTGGACCGACGAAATTAAAGAATGCTTACTGTTACTAAAGCAGAAG TGGGAAAGTATAAGTGCAGCAAAGATCCTCACAGAGAAGCAAGCTGCTTGCGATGAGCTTTTTCGAGGTGAAGAGGATGAGTACAGTCTTTACGAAGCTGTCAAGTTTCTCATGCTCAACACCGCTATCAAGTTGTATGAAGATAACGAGAAGGGGTTGGAGGTGCCTGAGTTCTCCTGGCTTCTCTTTGCTCGGGATACGTCCAGCAACCCTTTTCAGCTCATGAAGAATCACTTGAATCAGCTCGGGCACACAGGAGGCCTCGAACAA GTGGAAATGTTTCTCCTGGCTTTTGCGCTGCAGCACTCCATCCATGTTTACCGACTGTATAAGTACGGCACGGATGAATTCATTACTCTTTATCCCAATCACCCCAGAGAGGGCTGGCCGGTGGTGACCCTTATCACCGAGGATGACAGACATTATAATATTCCCGTCAGGATGTGTGAAGAGACTAGTTTTTAA